GAAAGATTCCAGCCACAGTCGCTTTTAAGTCAATGGCATTTGCTGTGGTTGCTTGTACTTGTTTCAAATTTTCGTATTAAAGCATGCAAAACTCTTTAGATTCAACTCTTTCACACAAGGTATTTTTGTGAACTAAAATTTTGTTTAGGATCAAAATAATGTTGTCTCTctgtttttaaattagtttattgtatCATCTTAATATAAATTCTATTGTCGAAAGCTTATCAGATCAGTGTTTGATCTTCTTCCTAGTAACATGAAAAACCCTATCAAAGTTTTCCTCCTGCACAACGCACAATCTGTATTGATCAGAATTAGGCAACACAATCTGCAAAACCTCTAGCTCATGCCCCTCTGACATATCCTCGCCTAGTTAGTGATGCGTATAAACTCCGTTTCTGATAGTCCTAATTGCCAGAGTCTTTGCAATCCTCCGAAATTCGGATCTAACCATGTTTTTTGTAAGTTCATCATTCTAGTGTAGTCCGTCTCATGGCTTCAATAATTCTGAAAGCATTCTTGGCTTCAAAGGCACAAGAAAATGCTAGACTAGTATAACCACCTGAAAGAGTAGCAACTAAACGGCCTACTTAATGATTTGATAGTAGCTTAATATTTCTAATGAGTTTAAGATAGATGATTAACTTGGTATTCCCGGGATTACACGCTGCGTAGTCTTTTATATGAACATATTGTAATACTATGGTACCAAACTCATAATTTTCAGAATAGCATAGGGCAATGGCATGGAGCAAGCCATGGAGTAAGAAAGATGATGAACAATCACATTTCTTTGGTTGGAATAGGAATTAAATCACATAATATCTCATTAAGGTAGAGTTTAGGAAGTCATCTTAAGCCCTGAAATCCTCATGGTAGGCCTCAATCGGGGGTAATAACAATTTCTAATGGTTCTAATAGCACATTTCTTCTAATACAAATATTGGAAACAGATACAAGCAGAAACGGCAAATGCCATTGATTTAAAAGCTACAGAGCTTGGCAGCTTTCCCTTGTCCTTCCTTAGGTAAAGAGCCTGGTATAATGGCAGGTTGAGAAGAACTAAAACCCCACACAGAAGAATTTGCAAAGGCATTTTCTCATAAGCTTCTGCTATTCCTTCTCCAGAGATTGCTTTGTTTAAAAACCCAAGGAAGCAGTACAAATTGAGAATTGCTAGTGTTGCAAGTACGGTAAACATTGGCGACGAATCTCCaaattccataacctctttCTTGTATCGTTCTGACACATCTTCGTCATCCACCTTAGATGTTATTATGAATGCTGTATCAGAATATCCAAGCGAGTTTAAAATGGTGTCAATGAAGGCAAATAGGTAGGAACTTGTTCTCTTGTAAAGCCACATTCGTTGATCGTTCCACCAACCTAAGATTGTGCCACCACACCCCAAAAACTCAACAAAACTCCAAGTGTACTTCGAAATTATCACGTATGCAAATGGTATGAGCCAAGGGCTCGAGACCTAAGTCCAGAAAGCAAAACCCTTATTATAAACATTGAGTAAGTTGCAAAAGAAAATATGTATATTTTGACACAAAAACAGTACCTGTGGAAataaggaaatgcctttgaggaGGTAAAGGGAAGGGACAATCGAATAAAATAATGCTGCCAACGAATTCGAACACCAGAAGCAGTAGCAACAATATCCAAGTTGAAGACCAAAGCTAATTTTTCCATGTGCATACCATGCAGGGCTGTATTTAGAAAGCAAAATCTGGAAATCGCCTTCTGTCCATCTCTTATGCTGCACAAGCGTCTGAGTTAGCGTGGTTGGGGCTACTCCTAAGAAAGCTTTCCTTGTGGGATTGCAATACACTGATTTCCAACCGCGGCATTGGATTGATAGCCCTGTGATCACATCTTCTACCGGACATCCATATTTCAATCCCATCTGCAAATTATAGACATTCATCAAGCTCAAATTAGTGTgcagttgtgtgtgtgtgtgtgagagagagagagagagacctcttTTCCCCATTGAGTGTTCTCTTCAAATGTACAGCTTGCAAGACTTCCTGAATTTTCTTCTAATTCATGAATTCTACTTTCTTCTCTTTGTCCACTGAACTCCCATTTCATATCAATCTTGGATCCCTTGATAAACTTTCTCCCACAAAGAGTCTCTCTTCTGTGAAAGCATCCACTTCCGACATATAGAGTGCCGCCATAACCATCCAAGCCATGGAATTCCACCTTCAATCCCCACTCCAACATGTCAACTATAAAGTTCAATATAATTTAACATGAAACTCCAATTAAAATAAGTTCAATTCTACAATCATGTAACTCCATTAACATCTACTCACCTCGCTGATTATGAGTAAAGAATTGCTATACAAGTCATTCTTAGTTATATTTTCAAAATTCTGTGGGAACTGTACGAAGGCAACCTCTTGGCCTTCTTCTTCATCCATGAAGAAACAAAGCGCATCATGTATGGCCATGGAGTTGTTCGAATACATATCGCAGTCTACATTAAGAATGACCTGCCCATTGCTAATGTTTGAAGACACCCTAATCTGCATAAATATTAAGGATCACAGAACAAACAGTGAATGATTATTACATCAATAAACACTCTAAATTTGATGGTTTTGGAAGCACCATTTTTGGTCTCTAAGTGCGATCCCTAACCAACAAGGCTCCCTGATTTTGCGAAGGTCGGGTGAGAACGTATATCGTACACAGCCTCAACCTTTTTAGTctttcttgtaaaaaaaaaaaattcaccgaATAGATGTAAGTTTATAATTACCAGAGCATTCATAGCGCCAGCTTTGAAGTTATGGTGATGTTGAGGCCTTTTCTCCCGAGCTAAATACACTAAAGTTGGCAATACACACCCTTCAACATCTCCTGAATTAGGGTTCCTCCCATCAATTAGAATCTGGAAAAAGCATTTAATTAGTACACatcaaatttttctttccaCTATTTTACTATGATTTGAGAAAAAACATGGAGTACTTGGACATAAAGGAAAACTTAGCACAAAATCGAGCGCATTGTCGTTCTAGAACATCCATTTAATAGAATAAggatttgttgttgttgtagttgttTACCATGACTCTATGACCATGAGttgcatttttttctttaaaagagATCATTTAAGTATCAAATTAGTTTCATACGTACTTGAAGAATGGTGTCATGGTCACGTCTAGATGAATTTGGATCCCACTGAGAAAAGCCTTTGCATTTTGATCGTACTTCTTCTGAAATCCTGCCTAGCTTCACTGCATTTTGAATTTGATTCTCCATTTCTTTGTATGATTTCTGTAGCAAAAATTTCAGAAAACAGGTATCAGTGAACTAAACAATATAAATTGGGCTGGACTGCCCAAACTTATTTTATTACCGTTAATATTTACTTTGAAAAGTGGACATCTTCATTGCTGTTTGCATAACTTATCTATAACAACGATGTCCTAAGCCCATTACTATGCTCAGCTAATTGTTTTGGTGATATATTTTCTTAAAGAAATTATTATTAatactttaaaaataaattatacacTTTAAACTTCTTAGGCGTGGACGATTAGACTATGGGAGTGTCAATTATAGTTCTCTTTTTTAATATACAGACAATATTAAAAAGGTAACAAGAAATGGTAAAAAGATACAAACCACTTTCTTTCATAAATAGAAAAAGATTACAAACCACTTACATTTGTTTACTAGGTGTTGTgtactttattttattattttcaatttaGGCCTACTTTCAACTTCATTTAATTTTATCAAGATGCACGCATACAAATAATTTagtaaataaaattataaataaaaattttgtgtAATTTGAACATTATTATCTCAATCATACTCTTAGCAAATGTTCCAAAcacacataaaaacaaaattcctCTTGGTCAATGACCAAAATACTAACTCGAAAATTGTCAAACGACTCATagctgatttttattttttttattttttattttttataaagcgATATGTTATAAACAATACTAATTTACAAAAACAATAATTAAATTCTGATACAAAAGAAAGGTGCCTTGCACGTTTAGTAATGCTAAGTAgatcaaatttataaattatatgatgtgtcattaataaaaaaataagcacgttattaacacttaaataataattcaattattaacAACGAcatcatatgatttacaaaatataattgaATAGTTAGTCTCTTTCGTTTGCCCCTTTGAATTTGTTATATTCAATTGGTATATCCTACAGATACGGCTGTAATAACTAATAGTTATAAGAACTGTTAGATTAGGTGGTTAAAAACATTCATCATTACACATGAGGAAACCCTTAACTCATGACTGCCgtttgagaaaaacaaaaaattaaacatgaTTAGTTGCCCCATTTAGTCTTTTATCTTTACGTTATCTTCTTAGCTTTTTGGGCTGTCACGAATATAATAAGTTACACAAAATTCTGAATTTGATCCAATTCAGAAAAAATTTGTGTACCTTAGTAACCCAGAAATCTTTAGCCTGATCATCATCAATTGCATCAGCAGATACTGTGACAAAATAAGTAGCAGGTGACCTTGGCTCCACTTTGTACCTCTTGCAGTATGGTATCCAATACTTTGCAAACTCAGCAGCCTCCAAGAGAGCATAGTACGTAAGTTCCGACCCGCCATCATCGGACAGATAGACGCTCAGCTTCTCCGGCGGGTAATCATAAGCCATCACTGACAAAACCGTGTTAATCACCATCATCGGCGGCTCAATGGTTGGGTCTGCCGTGCACACAAATACGTCCACTCCCGGCAATTCATTCTCGTCTCTGAGTTTAAATTTAATGAACGATACTTGTTGGATAACAAATATAAAGAAATGAGTATGAAGTTAGAAACACATGTAGGAAAGTACCTTTGAGATAGCCTATCTTTGAAGGTGTACCTATACACACGGTTCCACCGGGAGGCCTGAGTGAGGAGCCAGTAAAAACCAAACCATATCTCAGCACCCAAAAGTCCAATCCAACCAAACCTTCCATCTTCTCCTGCTTTTGGTATGTGACTCAATCTATAAACCCAAATCAAACATATTCCTGCAAATATAGATGCTGCAAAAACTTTATACAGGACTGTTCCCTTGGCTCTCCTCGTCTCGAACAACGGCAAATACCCTTCATTTCCCATCTAGTTCAGACCTCTCTCAACTCAGCTCagctctctctgtctctctatcTTAAAATAACAGAGAACGACAAATATGGTTATAGTTATTTGTCAGCCACAGCCTAACATTGTTGACAATTATTTACTCCATTGATGTGAGCCACCTATGGGAGAAAGGATATTATATTAGCACAAGCACCTATTGGAattattcaaatttttaatgTTATTGTATTAGATGCACTGAACATTGTACTGTCTAGAGGTTGATTTGAGAACAAAGTGTCCTACATCAGTGAGGGATAGACCAATGCAAGACTTATAAGATATTAGACTACTTtccatattaccaattgatttACGAGGAAATCCCAAATTCTTTATGTTATCAAAGGAGGTTGTCTCTGGTTTAAAAGCCCAGGGGCAACATGTGCTCACACATTCTCCTAATTTGTTGTCCAAGTGTAAGCTTGAAAATTGATCACACGTGAGAGGGTATGTTGTGAGTTGATATGCTTGTGCAATATAAGAGATGGTCAGAAGGTAACCTCCAGATTTTGCATTCAAAGTATAGTCCTGCATGGTATGCCTATGGAAAGATTAGTTTAGGCCATCAACTTGGATATCTTCGATACTCCTTTTGGGCTGCAAATTGCTGGGCAACACTAGTTTACTCAATTCTTCCTTCACTTTACCTCCTTAGAGGCACATCCTTATTTCCACAGGTATGGTTCTAAGTCCTTATTCTCATTAATTTCCCACAAAATTGCACGATGCATGTTTCTTATATACATTTGCAATTGTACCTTATTTAACTACCAAAACTAATTGATGGGTTAGTAATCATGTTGGTCCTTCAATGAATTTGTGACTCAAATTGGCAATGTCGGTATATATCTATACCTATTTGtttcaaataaaaaaccatatgcAGTTCAACTATGATTTTGGGGGCCTCATTTAAGTTTTGCTTATGACCCCCAAAATCTAAGGATCAACCTTActtctcaatgtttcaaaagaaTATCTGTTCAGTTTTTAGATATGAAGCTCATGGCTGACACCATATGTACATGTATGCTTGCATGCATTAGCTTGTTAGATTCGgatcaaacaacaacaacaacaaagccttttcccactaagtagggtcggctatatgaatcctagaacgccattgcgctcggttttgtgtcatgtcctccgttagatccaagtactctaagtcttttcttagggtctcttccaaagttttcctaggtcttcctctaccccttcggctctgaacctctgtcccgtggtcacattgtcgaaccggagcgtcagtaggccttctttgcacatgtccaaaccaccgtaaccgattttctctcctctttccttcaatttcggctactcctactttacctcggatatcctcattcctaatcttatcctttctcgtgtgcccacacatcca
This window of the Malus domestica chromosome 03, GDT2T_hap1 genome carries:
- the LOC139194018 gene encoding cellulose synthase-like protein E1, whose amino-acid sequence is MGNEGYLPLFETRRAKGTVLYKVFAASIFAGICLIWVYRLSHIPKAGEDGRFGWIGLLGAEIWFGFYWLLTQASRWNRVYRYTFKDRLSQRDENELPGVDVFVCTADPTIEPPMMVINTVLSVMAYDYPPEKLSVYLSDDGGSELTYYALLEAAEFAKYWIPYCKRYKVEPRSPATYFVTVSADAIDDDQAKDFWVTKKSYKEMENQIQNAVKLGRISEEVRSKCKGFSQWDPNSSRRDHDTILQILIDGRNPNSGDVEGCVLPTLVYLAREKRPQHHHNFKAGAMNALIRVSSNISNGQVILNVDCDMYSNNSMAIHDALCFFMDEEEGQEVAFVQFPQNFENITKNDLYSNSLLIISEVEFHGLDGYGGTLYVGSGCFHRRETLCGRKFIKGSKIDMKWEFSGQREESRIHELEENSGSLASCTFEENTQWGKEMGLKYGCPVEDVITGLSIQCRGWKSVYCNPTRKAFLGVAPTTLTQTLVQHKRWTEGDFQILLSKYSPAWYAHGKISFGLQLGYCCYCFWCSNSLAALFYSIVPSLYLLKGISLFPQVSSPWLIPFAYVIISKYTWSFVEFLGCGGTILGWWNDQRMWLYKRTSSYLFAFIDTILNSLGYSDTAFIITSKVDDEDVSERYKKEVMEFGDSSPMFTVLATLAILNLYCFLGFLNKAISGEGIAEAYEKMPLQILLCGVLVLLNLPLYQALYLRKDKGKLPSSVAFKSMAFAVSACICFQYLY